Sequence from the Streptomyces sp. NBC_00440 genome:
GCATCGCCCGGACCAGCAGGGTGCCGGTGACGGCGCGGCCGAGCGGCGTCGTGTTGAAGTACGAGCGCCCGCCGGACCGGATGTGGAACGCACCGCAGGTGAGCGCGGCCAGGCCCTCCTCGACCAGCGCCGCACGGCAGTCGACCAGGCGCGCGATCTCGGCGCCGTAGGCCAGCGCCCGGCCCGGTACCGACGCGATGTCGGGCTCGTCGTACTGGCCGATGTCGGCGGTGTAGGTGCACGGGACGGCACCCTTGTCGCGCATCCACGCGACCGCGACGGAGGTGTCGAGGCCACCGGAGAAGGCGATGCCGACGCGCTCGCCGGTGGGCAGGGAGGTAAGAACCTTAGACATGGAAAGAGTATGCGGCATAACGCATGATCATGCAAAGCGGGTGTGCTGAGCCCCGCTTCCGGCCGGCACGGTGAGCCCGGCGGGGCGGGTCCGGCGATCGCGGTGCCGGGGCGGCGGGGCGGGGCCCGCCGCCCCGGGAAACGCGGCGTGGCCTGGACGTATGAGCGCTCGGAGGGTCACTGTCAGTGGGGCGCGGCAGACTGACGGTAGCCACTGCACAACGTAGTCGGTGCAGTCGGCATAAACGGCGTACCGGAACGTACGAGAGGTGTCGTCATGACCGAGGTACTACTGACGGTGGGCACGCGCAAGGGCCTCTTCATCGGCCGCAGATCCGGCGGGGTCTGGCAGTTCGACGGCCCGCACTTCAACGCACAGGCGGTGTACTCGATCGCCATCGACACGCGTCACTCCCGGCCGAGAGTGCTGGTCGGCGGGGACAGCGCGCACTGGGGTCCGTCGGTGTTCCACTCCGACGATCTCGGGACGAGCTGGGCCGAGGCGAAGAAACCCGCGGTGAAGTTCCCCAAGGACACGGGCGCGTCGCTGGAGCGGGTGTGGCAGCTCCATCCGGCCGGGCCGGCCGCTCCGGACGTGGTGTACGCGGGCACGGAGCCCGCCGCGCTCTTCCGCTCCGAGGACCGGGGGGAGACATTCGAGCTGGTGCGGCCGCTCTGGGAGCACCCGACCCGGGCGAAGTGGGTGCCGGGCGGAGGCGGCGAGGCGGTGCACACGGTGGTCACCGACGGCCGCAGCGCCGACGCCGTGACGGTCGCGGTCTCCACGGCCGGGGTGTTCCGCTCCCGGGACGGCGGCTCGGCCTGGGAGCCGTCCAACAGAGGCGTGTCGGCGGTCTTCCTGCCTGATCCCGAGCCGGAGTTCGGGCAGTGCGTCCACAAGATCGCCCAGGATGCCGGGGACCCGGACCGGCTGTATCTGCAGAATCACTGGGGTGTGTACCGCAGCGACGACGCGGGCTCCACCTGGGCCGACATCGGCGCGGGGCTGCCCTCCACCTTCGGCTTCGCGGTCGCCGCCCACCCGCACCGCCCCGGCACTGCCTATGTCTTCCCCATCACGGCCGACTCGGATCGCGTCCCGGCGGACCGCAAGTGCCGTGTCTACCGCACCAGTGACGCCGGAGCGAGCTGGGAGGCGCTCTCGGCCGGGCTGCCCGGGGGCGCGCACTACGGCACCGTGCTGCGCGACGCGCTCCGTACGGACGACGCCGACCCGGCGGGGGTGTACTTCGGCAACCGCAACGGCGAGGTGTACGCGAGCGCGGACGACGGCGACACCTGGCAGCAGCTCGCCTCGCATCTGCCCGATGTGCTCTGCGTACGGGCGGCGGTGATCGCCTGACCGCACCCGGGGCGGCGGCGGTGCGGTCTGCCAGTAGAGTGACGCCCCGTGGCAGCACGACCGTTGAATGAAATTGTCGAAGCGGGGTGGGCGCAGGCGCTCGCTCCCGCAGCCGAACGGATCACGGCGATGGGCGAGTTCCTGCGCGCCGAGATCGCCGCGGGACGCACCTATCTGCCGTCCGGGGCGAACGTGCTGCGCGCGTTCCAGCAGCCGTTCGACGAGGTACGCGTGCTGATCGTCGGCCAGGATCCGTATCCGACGCCGGGGCACGCCGTCGGGCTGAGCTTCTCGGTGGCGCCCGATGTGCGTCCGGTGCCCGGCAGTCTCGACAACATCTTCCGCGAGATGCACGCGGACCTGGGCCTGCCCCGCCCCTCCAACGGTGATCTGACGCCCTGGGCCGAGCAGGGGGTCCTGCTGCTCAACAGGGCGCTGACCACGGCGCCGCGCAAACCGGCGGCACACCGCGGCAAGGGCTGGGAGGAAGTGACCGAGCAGGCCATCCGCGCCCTGGCCGCGCGGGGGAAGCCGCTGGTCTCGGTGTTGTGGGGCCGCGACGCCCGAAACCTCCGGCCCCTGCTGGGGAACCTTCCCGCGGTCGAGTCGTCCCACCCCTCCCCCATGTCGGCGGATCGCGGCTTCTTCGGTTCGCGCCCCTTCAGCCGTACCAACGACCTGCTGGTGCGCCAGGGTGCCCAGCCCGTGGACTGGCGACTGCCGTGACCTGGGTGCTGGGGGTGGACTCCGGCGGCTCCGGGCTCCGGGTCGCACTCGCCGCAGCGCC
This genomic interval carries:
- a CDS encoding uracil-DNA glycosylase, which produces MAARPLNEIVEAGWAQALAPAAERITAMGEFLRAEIAAGRTYLPSGANVLRAFQQPFDEVRVLIVGQDPYPTPGHAVGLSFSVAPDVRPVPGSLDNIFREMHADLGLPRPSNGDLTPWAEQGVLLLNRALTTAPRKPAAHRGKGWEEVTEQAIRALAARGKPLVSVLWGRDARNLRPLLGNLPAVESSHPSPMSADRGFFGSRPFSRTNDLLVRQGAQPVDWRLP
- a CDS encoding WD40/YVTN/BNR-like repeat-containing protein translates to MTEVLLTVGTRKGLFIGRRSGGVWQFDGPHFNAQAVYSIAIDTRHSRPRVLVGGDSAHWGPSVFHSDDLGTSWAEAKKPAVKFPKDTGASLERVWQLHPAGPAAPDVVYAGTEPAALFRSEDRGETFELVRPLWEHPTRAKWVPGGGGEAVHTVVTDGRSADAVTVAVSTAGVFRSRDGGSAWEPSNRGVSAVFLPDPEPEFGQCVHKIAQDAGDPDRLYLQNHWGVYRSDDAGSTWADIGAGLPSTFGFAVAAHPHRPGTAYVFPITADSDRVPADRKCRVYRTSDAGASWEALSAGLPGGAHYGTVLRDALRTDDADPAGVYFGNRNGEVYASADDGDTWQQLASHLPDVLCVRAAVIA